From Pararhodobacter zhoushanensis, the proteins below share one genomic window:
- a CDS encoding DoxX family protein: MTETTLSAPGAAPATGLRPRIRALNALAGRLMPKDLVQLAARLFVGIVFWQSARTKVDGFMIKDQTYYLFENIYNIPLIPANWAAVMATIGEHSLSVLIILGLASRFSAAGLLVMTAVIEIFVFPEAWVLHGTWAASLLAVLAYGPGRLSLDHLLKLDS; the protein is encoded by the coding sequence ATGACCGAGACCACCCTGTCCGCCCCCGGCGCCGCACCCGCCACCGGCCTGCGCCCCCGCATCCGCGCGCTCAACGCGCTGGCCGGGCGTCTGATGCCCAAAGACCTCGTGCAGCTTGCCGCGCGGCTCTTCGTCGGTATCGTCTTCTGGCAATCGGCCCGCACCAAGGTCGACGGGTTCATGATCAAGGACCAGACCTATTATCTGTTTGAAAACATCTACAATATCCCGCTGATCCCCGCCAACTGGGCCGCGGTGATGGCCACCATTGGGGAACACAGCCTGTCGGTGCTGATCATCCTCGGCCTCGCCAGCCGCTTCTCTGCCGCTGGCCTTCTCGTCATGACCGCCGTCATCGAAATCTTCGTCTTCCCCGAGGCCTGGGTTCTCCACGGCACCTGGGCCGCCAGCTTGCTGGCCGTCCTCGCCTACGGTCCCGGCCGCCTTTCGCTCGATCACCTGCTCAAGCTCGACAGCTAA
- the guaD gene encoding guanine deaminase: protein MTERVLRGRVLTFRRRPEGVGDHSAYEWYEDGAVHIRDGLIVATGDFAVVAPAGVPVTDHRPHLITAGFIDAHLHFPQGQIVASWGAQLLDWLNTYTFPAETRFADPAHANRMAGLFYDLLLRNGTTTASAFCSVHPASVVAYFGEAEKRGMRMLGGKVLMDRNAPEALQDTPQTGYDDSKALIARWHGKGRALYAISPRFAITSTPAQMEAAQALIAEHPECHVQTHLSENRDEIAFACSLYPQADGYLDIYARYGMLGPKALLGHAIHLSDRERDVIAETGSHAVHCPTSNLFLGSGLFDEAALAAKGATSGIATDIGAGMSWSMLRTGGAAYAIAQLQGRSLDPLSGFWWITRGNADVLGLTDRIGTLEAGTEADLVVLDSRATPEQALRMEAAQDLKDELFSLLILGDDRSVVETYVAGTPSRPR, encoded by the coding sequence ATGACAGAACGCGTGTTGCGCGGGCGGGTGCTGACTTTCCGCCGCCGCCCTGAGGGTGTCGGCGATCATTCGGCCTATGAGTGGTATGAGGATGGCGCGGTCCATATCCGCGACGGGCTGATCGTGGCGACCGGCGATTTCGCCGTGGTCGCCCCGGCGGGCGTGCCTGTGACGGACCACCGCCCGCATCTGATCACCGCCGGGTTCATCGACGCGCATCTGCATTTCCCGCAGGGCCAGATCGTTGCCTCGTGGGGGGCGCAGCTGCTCGACTGGCTCAACACCTACACCTTCCCGGCCGAGACCCGCTTTGCCGATCCCGCCCATGCCAACCGGATGGCCGGGCTGTTTTACGACCTGCTTCTGCGCAACGGGACCACCACCGCCTCGGCCTTCTGCTCGGTGCATCCGGCCTCGGTCGTGGCCTATTTCGGTGAGGCCGAGAAACGCGGCATGCGCATGCTGGGCGGCAAGGTGCTGATGGACCGCAACGCGCCCGAGGCGCTGCAGGATACGCCGCAAACCGGCTATGACGACAGCAAGGCGCTGATTGCGCGCTGGCACGGCAAGGGTCGCGCGCTCTACGCCATCTCGCCGCGCTTCGCGATCACCTCGACCCCCGCGCAGATGGAAGCCGCACAGGCGCTGATCGCCGAGCATCCCGAGTGCCATGTGCAGACCCATCTGAGTGAAAACCGCGACGAGATCGCCTTCGCCTGTTCGCTTTACCCGCAGGCGGACGGCTATCTGGATATCTACGCCCGCTATGGCATGCTCGGTCCCAAGGCGCTGCTCGGCCACGCCATCCATCTCAGCGACCGCGAACGCGACGTGATCGCCGAAACCGGCTCGCACGCGGTGCATTGCCCGACGTCGAACCTGTTCCTCGGCTCAGGCCTGTTCGATGAGGCGGCGCTGGCGGCCAAGGGGGCGACCAGCGGGATTGCCACGGATATTGGCGCCGGGATGAGCTGGTCGATGCTCAGGACCGGCGGCGCGGCCTATGCGATTGCGCAGTTGCAGGGACGCAGTCTGGACCCACTCAGCGGTTTCTGGTGGATCACCCGCGGGAATGCCGATGTGCTGGGGCTGACGGACAGGATCGGTACGCTCGAGGCCGGGACCGAGGCGGATCTCGTGGTGCTCGACAGCCGCGCGACGCCCGAACAGGCGCTCAGGATGGAGGCGGCGCAGGATCTCAAGGACGAGCTGTTCTCGCTGCTGATCCTTGGCGACGACCGCAGCGTGGTGGAAACCTATGTCGCCGGAACCCCGTCGCGCCCGCGTTGA
- a CDS encoding amidase family protein, which yields MTDTPLWQLSATELSALTRAGDVSAVEATQAAIDRMHAVNPGLNAVVVDLSEAALARARTLDASDTPKGSLHGVPITIKINVDQKGQASSNGLLALKDHSAGEDAPLVKNLLDAGAIIIGRTNTPEFSFRVDTDNPLHGRTHNPWGPHLSAGGSSGGAGSAVAAGIGALAHGNDIAGSLRYPASANGAVTVKPGLGRVPAWNPSQPAERGMLAQAMSVQGLITRSARDLALAMPAMIRPDPRDPFHVPLPWKGAAQDGPVKVGFTTETLDFPLHPEVAAALTDAREALTDAGYVVEDITPPALRDLADCAIRALMTETQAMMAGDIQRLGSDTVKGIFAEYFATFQPYEPEDYLRTSAKRTHFARQWSLLLHDYPLVLTPFLPQPFFAPGRDAQGPEGVQEVLGSAIWSTSMNFIGLPAGNVPARLAALDSGTQPIGVQIVGRRWREDLIVEAMTAIEERVGPMAPRLWSRMG from the coding sequence ATGACCGACACCCCCCTCTGGCAACTCAGCGCCACCGAACTCTCGGCCCTCACCCGCGCCGGTGATGTCAGCGCCGTTGAGGCCACGCAGGCCGCCATCGACCGGATGCACGCCGTGAACCCGGGCCTCAATGCCGTTGTCGTCGATCTTTCCGAGGCCGCGCTCGCCCGTGCCCGCACGCTTGATGCCTCCGACACGCCCAAAGGCTCCCTCCACGGCGTGCCGATCACCATCAAGATCAACGTCGACCAAAAGGGGCAGGCCTCCTCGAACGGCCTGCTCGCCCTCAAGGATCACAGCGCGGGTGAAGACGCGCCTTTGGTGAAAAACCTGCTCGACGCGGGGGCCATCATCATCGGCCGCACCAACACGCCCGAGTTCTCCTTCCGCGTCGATACCGACAACCCGCTGCATGGCCGCACCCACAACCCGTGGGGCCCGCATCTCAGCGCTGGCGGCTCGTCGGGCGGGGCAGGGTCTGCCGTTGCCGCCGGGATCGGTGCTCTGGCGCATGGCAATGACATCGCCGGATCGCTGCGCTACCCGGCCTCGGCCAATGGCGCGGTGACGGTCAAGCCGGGCCTGGGCCGCGTCCCCGCCTGGAACCCCTCGCAACCGGCCGAGCGCGGCATGCTGGCGCAGGCGATGTCGGTGCAGGGGCTGATCACCCGCTCGGCCCGCGATCTGGCGCTGGCCATGCCCGCGATGATCCGCCCCGATCCGCGCGATCCGTTCCATGTGCCGCTGCCGTGGAAAGGTGCTGCGCAGGACGGCCCGGTCAAGGTCGGCTTCACCACCGAAACCCTGGACTTCCCGCTGCACCCCGAAGTCGCCGCCGCCCTCACCGACGCCCGCGAGGCGCTCACGGATGCGGGCTATGTCGTCGAAGACATCACGCCCCCTGCGCTGCGGGATCTCGCCGACTGCGCGATCCGCGCGCTGATGACCGAAACGCAGGCGATGATGGCGGGCGACATCCAGCGGCTGGGCTCGGACACCGTCAAAGGCATCTTCGCCGAGTATTTCGCCACCTTCCAACCCTACGAACCCGAAGACTACCTGCGCACCAGCGCCAAACGCACCCATTTCGCCCGGCAGTGGTCGCTGCTGCTGCACGATTACCCGCTGGTCCTGACCCCTTTCCTGCCGCAACCCTTCTTCGCACCGGGGCGGGACGCACAGGGGCCTGAGGGCGTGCAAGAGGTTCTTGGCTCGGCGATCTGGTCCACCTCGATGAACTTTATCGGCCTGCCCGCCGGCAATGTTCCTGCCCGCCTTGCCGCGCTCGACAGCGGCACGCAGCCAATCGGCGTGCAGATCGTCGGCCGCCGCTGGCGCGAGGATCTGATCGTCGAGGCGATGACCGCCATCGAAGAACGCGTCGGCCCCATGGCCCCGCGCCTGTGGTCGCGCATGGGTTAA
- a CDS encoding LysR family transcriptional regulator, whose protein sequence is MPYLESIQVFVRVVELGSITSGGRDLRLTPAVASKRIKELETRLGTRLLNRTTRKLVPTEAGRLFYEHARSVVSALNDAEASLAGFEGRPRGTIRVTAPLGVGRRVIAPLVPRFCDLFPEVDVRLRLSDRRVDLFEDELDLAFVLGTPQNSALTLRKIADCPRLLCAAPEYLARQGTPLVPQDLLDQGHNCLLLRYPRSPEYFWVLETPQGPQKLEVSGRYDADEGDVLLNWALDGRGIVMKPLFEVARHLDSGALVPVLEQTPPLPAVFGCLYPHRKLQDPKIQRFIDFMQRHCRAALETF, encoded by the coding sequence ATGCCCTATCTCGAAAGCATTCAGGTCTTTGTGCGGGTGGTTGAGCTGGGCTCGATCACCTCGGGCGGGCGGGATCTGCGGCTGACCCCGGCGGTGGCGTCAAAGCGGATCAAGGAACTTGAGACGCGGCTGGGCACGCGCCTGCTGAACCGCACAACGCGCAAACTGGTCCCGACCGAGGCGGGTCGGCTGTTTTATGAACATGCCCGCAGCGTGGTCTCTGCGCTCAACGACGCCGAAGCCTCGCTTGCCGGGTTCGAGGGGCGGCCGCGCGGCACCATCCGCGTCACCGCCCCGCTGGGGGTCGGGCGGCGGGTGATCGCGCCGCTGGTGCCGCGCTTTTGCGACCTGTTCCCCGAGGTTGACGTGCGCCTGCGCCTGTCGGACCGGCGGGTCGATCTGTTCGAGGACGAGCTCGATCTGGCCTTTGTGCTGGGCACGCCGCAAAACTCGGCCCTGACCCTGCGCAAGATCGCCGATTGCCCGCGCCTGCTCTGCGCCGCGCCCGAGTATCTGGCACGGCAGGGCACGCCGCTGGTGCCGCAGGATCTGCTGGATCAGGGGCACAACTGCCTCTTGCTGCGCTATCCGCGCTCGCCCGAGTATTTCTGGGTGCTCGAGACGCCGCAGGGTCCGCAAAAGCTGGAAGTCAGCGGGCGCTATGACGCCGACGAGGGCGATGTGCTCTTGAACTGGGCGCTGGACGGGCGGGGCATCGTGATGAAACCGCTGTTCGAAGTCGCGCGCCATCTGGACAGCGGGGCGCTGGTGCCGGTGCTCGAACAGACGCCGCCGCTGCCGGCGGTATTTGGCTGTCTGTATCCGCACCGAAAGCTGCAAGATCCCAAGATCCAGCGTTTCATCGACTTCATGCAGCGCCATTGCCGGGCGGCGCTGGAGACCTTCTAA
- a CDS encoding M20 aminoacylase family protein, whose protein sequence is MTIPHRIQDFAEDLTAIRRDLHEHPELGFQEVRTSGIVAAELTRLGIEVTTGLGKTGVVGVLKGNRPGKTIGLRADMDALPIDEQTNLPWSSKTPGVMHACGHDAHTTMLLGAARYLAEDRDFAGTAVFIFQPAEEGLGGARAMIADGLFTQFPCDEIYGLHNSPFHQPGEIGVKPGQAMAGANFFDITVTGKGAHAAMPEAAVDPVVIAADLVGQMQSIKARNVPSGERIVVSITQIHAGSAYNVIPGEATLAGTVRYFNRETAALVTERMQALCDGAAVAYGCTVTLDMRNVFDVLENDPTLSQAMLGVAAGLVGDLAMEKTELVMGSEDFADMLQVVPGAYCTVGHGSGVPLHNAGYVFDDASLPLGAAMLARMMEARGAA, encoded by the coding sequence ATGACCATTCCCCACCGCATTCAGGACTTTGCCGAAGACCTCACCGCCATCCGCCGCGACCTGCACGAACACCCCGAGCTGGGCTTTCAGGAGGTCCGAACCTCGGGCATCGTCGCCGCAGAATTGACGCGGCTGGGCATCGAGGTGACGACGGGGCTGGGCAAGACCGGCGTGGTCGGTGTGCTCAAGGGCAACCGCCCCGGCAAGACCATCGGGCTACGGGCCGACATGGACGCGCTGCCGATTGACGAGCAGACCAACCTGCCGTGGTCGTCGAAAACCCCCGGCGTCATGCATGCCTGCGGCCATGACGCGCATACCACCATGCTCTTGGGCGCCGCGCGCTATCTGGCCGAGGACCGCGATTTCGCCGGAACGGCGGTGTTCATCTTCCAGCCGGCCGAAGAAGGCCTCGGCGGTGCGCGCGCGATGATCGCGGACGGGCTGTTCACGCAATTTCCTTGCGACGAGATTTACGGGTTGCACAACTCGCCCTTCCACCAACCCGGCGAGATCGGCGTGAAACCGGGTCAGGCGATGGCGGGGGCGAATTTCTTTGACATCACGGTCACCGGCAAGGGCGCGCATGCGGCGATGCCCGAGGCCGCGGTCGACCCGGTGGTCATCGCCGCCGACCTGGTCGGGCAAATGCAGAGCATCAAGGCGCGCAACGTGCCCTCGGGTGAGCGAATCGTGGTGTCGATCACCCAGATCCACGCAGGTAGCGCCTATAACGTGATCCCCGGCGAAGCCACGCTGGCCGGCACCGTGCGCTATTTCAACCGCGAAACGGCGGCGCTGGTCACCGAGCGGATGCAGGCGCTGTGCGACGGGGCGGCGGTCGCCTATGGCTGCACGGTCACGCTGGACATGCGCAACGTGTTCGACGTGCTGGAAAACGATCCGACGCTGTCGCAGGCGATGCTGGGGGTGGCGGCCGGGCTGGTCGGCGATCTGGCGATGGAGAAGACCGAGCTGGTCATGGGGTCTGAAGATTTCGCTGACATGCTGCAGGTCGTGCCGGGCGCTTATTGCACGGTCGGCCATGGCAGCGGCGTGCCGTTGCACAACGCGGGCTATGTGTTTGACGATGCGTCCTTGCCGCTGGGGGCGGCGATGCTGGCGCGGATGATGGAAGCGCGCGGCGCTGCGTGA
- a CDS encoding HvfC/BufC N-terminal domain-containing protein: MHTPPDHATTQARLHAALWSPQTPAGLGEAQALDRRFAVYRNNVQHGLSRALAARFPVIERLVGPDFFAAMARVFAAQHPPQTPVLLDWGDTFPAFLATFPPAQSLPYLPDVARLEGLRGQAYHAADAPSADPAALATVDPARLLLTLAPSVRAFDAQHPAVSLWHLNQPGARPVPLPKGPQYALIARTPGFAVTVEPLGKDQHTILTHLLRGQPFASAAITDPTPLLALLIRHQLIAQIGEIP; encoded by the coding sequence ATGCACACGCCGCCTGACCACGCCACCACGCAGGCCCGGCTGCACGCCGCCCTCTGGTCACCCCAGACCCCCGCAGGGCTGGGTGAAGCGCAGGCTCTTGACCGCCGCTTCGCCGTCTACCGCAACAACGTCCAGCACGGCCTCAGCCGTGCCCTCGCCGCCCGCTTCCCGGTCATTGAGCGCCTCGTCGGGCCTGACTTCTTCGCCGCCATGGCGCGCGTCTTCGCCGCGCAGCACCCGCCGCAAACCCCCGTCCTGCTCGACTGGGGCGATACCTTCCCCGCCTTCCTCGCCACCTTCCCCCCGGCGCAATCGCTGCCCTACCTGCCCGATGTCGCCCGTCTGGAAGGGCTGCGCGGCCAAGCCTATCACGCCGCCGACGCCCCCAGTGCCGATCCCGCAGCACTGGCCACCGTTGATCCTGCGCGGCTCCTGCTGACCCTCGCCCCCTCGGTCCGCGCCTTCGACGCACAGCACCCCGCCGTCAGCCTCTGGCACCTTAACCAGCCCGGCGCCCGGCCCGTACCCCTGCCCAAGGGCCCGCAATACGCCCTCATCGCCCGCACCCCCGGCTTCGCCGTCACCGTCGAGCCGCTGGGCAAAGACCAGCACACCATCCTCACCCACCTGCTGCGCGGCCAGCCCTTCGCCAGCGCCGCCATCACCGACCCAACCCCGCTGCTGGCCCTGCTCATCCGCCACCAGCTGATCGCCCAGATCGGAGAGATTCCATGA